In Providencia zhijiangensis, a single window of DNA contains:
- the dnaA gene encoding chromosomal replication initiator protein DnaA, protein MSLSLWQQCLARLQDELPATEFSMWIRPLQAELNDNTLALYAPNRFVLDWVRDKYINNINELLNDFCGSDAPALHFEVGNKPMTIAPVSPQVRTNNEMPAFAAPSAPVKPSWDNSTKVQPDVSYRSNVNPKHTFDNFVEGKSNQLARAAARQVAENPGGAYNPLFLYGGTGLGKTHLLHAVGNSIMQHKANARVVYMHSERFVQDMVKALQNNAIEEFKRYYRSVDALLIDDIQFFANKERSQEEFFHTFNALLEGNQQIILTSDRYPKEINGVEDRLKSRFGWGLTVAIEPPELETRVAILMKKADENEIQLPGEVAFFIAKRLRSNVRELEGALNRVIANANFTGRAITIDFVREALRDLLALQEKLVTIDNIQKTVAEYYKIKVADLLSKRRSRSVARPRQMAMALAKELTNHSLPEIGDAFGGRDHTTVLHACRKIEQLREESHDIKEDFSNLIRTLSS, encoded by the coding sequence GTGTCACTTTCGCTTTGGCAGCAATGTCTTGCCCGATTGCAGGATGAACTACCTGCCACAGAATTCAGTATGTGGATACGCCCTCTTCAAGCTGAATTAAACGATAATACACTGGCCCTGTATGCCCCGAATCGTTTCGTCCTTGATTGGGTGAGAGATAAGTACATCAATAATATCAATGAATTATTGAATGACTTTTGCGGTTCTGATGCCCCTGCTCTACACTTTGAAGTAGGCAACAAACCGATGACCATCGCGCCGGTGAGCCCTCAAGTACGCACTAATAATGAAATGCCTGCGTTCGCCGCACCATCTGCACCAGTAAAACCAAGTTGGGATAACTCAACTAAAGTTCAACCAGACGTGTCATACCGTTCGAATGTGAACCCAAAACACACGTTTGATAACTTCGTTGAAGGTAAATCAAACCAACTGGCTCGTGCGGCAGCGAGGCAAGTTGCTGAAAACCCTGGCGGCGCATATAACCCACTGTTCCTTTATGGTGGAACGGGTTTAGGTAAAACACACTTATTACACGCCGTGGGTAATAGCATTATGCAGCACAAGGCCAACGCCCGCGTGGTCTATATGCATTCTGAACGATTTGTACAAGATATGGTCAAAGCATTGCAGAATAACGCCATTGAAGAATTCAAACGTTATTACCGTTCTGTTGATGCCTTACTGATTGATGATATTCAATTTTTTGCCAACAAAGAGCGTTCACAAGAAGAATTTTTCCATACATTCAACGCCCTGCTTGAAGGCAATCAACAAATTATTTTAACCTCCGACCGTTATCCAAAAGAGATCAACGGCGTGGAAGATAGATTAAAGTCCCGTTTCGGCTGGGGTTTGACCGTTGCGATTGAACCACCCGAGTTAGAAACCCGTGTGGCTATTTTGATGAAAAAAGCCGATGAGAACGAAATCCAACTGCCCGGTGAAGTGGCATTTTTCATCGCAAAACGCTTACGTTCTAATGTGCGTGAGTTAGAAGGTGCATTAAACCGCGTTATTGCTAACGCGAATTTTACCGGTCGCGCTATCACTATCGATTTTGTTCGAGAAGCGTTACGTGACCTATTAGCACTGCAAGAAAAGCTGGTAACTATTGATAATATTCAGAAAACTGTTGCTGAGTACTATAAAATCAAAGTCGCTGATTTACTTTCTAAACGTCGTTCTCGTTCTGTCGCTCGTCCGCGTCAGATGGCAATGGCACTGGCGAAAGAGCTGACAAACCATAGTTTACCTGAAATCGGGGATGCTTTTGGCGGTCGTGACCACACCACTGTGTTGCACGCTTGTCGTAAAATTGAACAATTACGAGAAGAAAGCCATGACATCAAAGAAGATTTTTCAAATCTAATCAGAACATTATCATCTTAA
- the dnaN gene encoding DNA polymerase III subunit beta — MKFIIEREQLLKPLQQVSGPLGGRPTLPILGNLLLHVKEGALQLTGTDLEMEMMANVPLTREHEIGATTVPARKFFDIWRGLPEGSEIQVELNDDRLLVRSGRSRFSLSTLPAADFPNLDDWQSEVEFSLPQSILKRLIEATQFSMAHQDVRYYLNGMLFETEGQMLRTVSTDGHRLAVCSMDIGQELPSHSVIVPRKGVMELMRLLDGGDALLQLQIGSNNIRAHVGDFIFTSKLVDGRFPDYRRVLPKNPDKTLEARCDLLKQAFSRAAILSNEKFRGVRLFFSENQLRITANNPEQEEAEEIVDVNYQGGEMEIGFNVSYILDVLNALKSENVTLFLTDAVSSVQIEDSASRSAVYVVMPMRL, encoded by the coding sequence ATGAAATTTATTATAGAACGCGAGCAGTTATTAAAACCGTTACAACAGGTTAGTGGCCCTTTAGGTGGACGTCCAACGTTGCCTATTTTAGGAAACCTTTTACTTCACGTAAAAGAAGGTGCCCTGCAACTGACGGGAACCGACCTAGAAATGGAGATGATGGCCAATGTTCCGCTCACTCGTGAGCATGAAATTGGTGCCACCACGGTGCCTGCGCGCAAGTTTTTTGATATTTGGCGTGGTTTACCGGAAGGTTCTGAAATCCAAGTCGAGCTTAATGATGACCGACTGCTTGTCCGCTCTGGGCGCAGCCGTTTCTCATTATCTACTTTACCTGCTGCTGACTTCCCGAACTTAGATGACTGGCAAAGCGAAGTCGAATTTTCTCTGCCTCAATCCATACTGAAACGTTTAATTGAAGCGACCCAGTTTTCAATGGCACACCAAGACGTTCGTTATTACCTGAACGGCATGCTGTTTGAAACTGAAGGGCAAATGCTGAGAACTGTCTCCACAGATGGTCACCGCCTTGCAGTTTGCTCAATGGATATTGGTCAAGAATTGCCATCACATTCTGTGATCGTACCTCGCAAAGGTGTCATGGAATTGATGCGCCTACTCGATGGCGGCGACGCATTATTGCAGCTACAAATTGGTAGCAACAATATTCGCGCCCATGTTGGCGACTTTATCTTTACCTCTAAACTCGTTGACGGTCGTTTCCCTGACTACCGCCGCGTTCTGCCAAAGAATCCAGATAAAACCTTAGAAGCTCGCTGTGATTTGCTCAAACAAGCTTTCTCACGCGCAGCAATTTTATCTAACGAAAAATTCCGTGGCGTACGCTTATTCTTCAGTGAAAACCAATTACGCATTACGGCGAATAACCCTGAGCAAGAAGAAGCGGAAGAAATTGTTGATGTTAATTACCAAGGTGGTGAGATGGAAATTGGCTTTAACGTCAGTTACATCCTCGACGTCTTGAACGCGCTGAAAAGCGAAAATGTCACACTGTTTTTAACGGATGCCGTTTCTAGCGTACAAATTGAAGACTCAGCAAGCCGCTCTGCGGTATATGTTGTTATGCCAATGCGTTTGTAA